ACATAACGTGTTTATCATGACATACACTTCCATAGAACTTTGCTACATTTTaagtcaattaataaaaataagcaaatgctTTAAGTCCCGTCCCCTGCTTATGagacatacaaaaaataattctttagttaatttaaaaacgggcacattaagtaaataaaaagtaaataaagtaaataagtaataataataattttcgtaccaagcttttatttgtttataatgttattatttaatgattaattgagTTCAACATATTTGTGGTTGTTATGTCATGGTATTTGGTTATCCTATCCTCAACGAGGACATAtctcaaaaatcaaaactcatttttctattatttttaagttatgcagacattatatactatacctacTGGCTACTGTAAATTGAGGAATATAAATACCTTTAATGTTTGcagatattatactatgaaaaatcttagatttatttaatgttgtacAGAACTGGTTACTCAcagatatatagttataaacaatacaattatcataataataatataatatattgacaaaATAACTTTGAACATAAGGtaacaataatgttttgttttgtacaCAGCAGAATGGCCtatgaatacataataatatattttagataaacaatagctaaataatgtatatattaatctattggttcaaaattaataagttgatTAAACCatgcaaaatgtttaaaatatttaaaatttaagttcagactccacatttttgttttgtatataactatttgcacataacaaaattaaaatgtatgaaaaagttaatttttcaaaaaaagataaataacaaatctaacaaaacaacataaaaacaaataaatgtttgtagGATTAAAGTAGTCATTCAATTATGATCTGAATTATCGTGGTATAAGCCTggattaaagtaaaaaatattgttgaaacCTCTGCAAATCCATTCTACTGTTTGAAACCCACGCTCAATGCTATTCAGTTTTTCTAATTCAATGTccacctaaaaaaaataaaaaaaaataataatatttatcataataataatagtataaataaacttttaaagtaaaaatgtattattcaccAATTGAATCATTTGAAACAAATCAGTATCACAAGCTTTTTCCCGAAACACTTGACACAATTTTTGTACAAACCATGACCCATCTAAAGGATCATGTTTTGCTGTACACCCttggaaaaaaagaaaaatactacTCTTAAAACAGTTGAAAACATGGTAAGTAAATCAATACAAGCAatcattatatcaatttattattgtatttataatcattttgatTTACCAGGAAGTGTGGCATATGCTATGAACACGTCTCTATAATAGAGGTTTCTAATTGTAGTCGGAGGTTTATtcctattttgtaaataattatttccacCATCACAATATTTCCAGCCAAATTCATGATTTCTTCctcttcaataattaaaagtatttattgtatatattaaaaacacaacaaaattatgtacacCTTACCGACAcgcatcaataaaaattaacttgggTATATTTATGGTTAAGCCTTTATTTACGAATTGTTCAATGAGCCAGTCAGTATTAATAGTAAAGCCATCCGTAGTAAATACATCCGATAATCTGGTTGAATCTTTTCCAGAATAACCATGacacattataaaaacaacaatggAGTTAGCTTTTCCATTATagcatatatttacaaatgcatctataacatttataatttcctatagacaaaaaacaatttcaaagtcaatattttcaaagaatttctttttataccttaacttaacatacattttattggctTACCTTTTCAGTTACATCTACTTTTGTGTGAACAATATATCCTAGGcctttaaataatctatttaagtTTGCCATGTTAACATCTAATCCTGTTCTTTCATCATTAtcttttatatcattaatacttaaaaacaatgCATGACCCTTAGGATTTGATTTCATTGGATAGGTctgtgaaaattaatattttaatgttttaatatttaacaaaactaagtactataataaacatacaccAATCGGTAAAAGTGTTTTATCATTATCCATGTATTTACGTTCTGGATGAATTTTGACATAAGGGTGATCAAGTTCcagtatagtatttttaaacagtgCGTCTAATACTTTAATCGAACCAAGTTGTTGTTCCCCTTTCtcactgaaaaatatttgtaaattttaaattaataattaatgatatataaaaaaaaaaaaactataataaacatagataGTATGACATTCTGTGTTATATAAATTCTCGGACAATTCAAACACTAATGCAATTctcaaaaaaaagatatttttttacttgtctattgaaatgtatcaaataaactatacaacATATGCTaggaattgaaaataaaaaatatttcaatgattcTTGGTTGTGTTTACATAGGTCTTATGGCGGCAATATTCcaacaacatatttaaaaatatttttttcaagtattgGTTGTCATCAAGCACGGCACTAGAATTATTTTCCAGGGGGGGTCAGAGTGgggcaaatatttttttttacatgggCTAAGGTTTTTTCAGCAATCAATgtggttatttaaataaaatataaatattttcgtatcatataacataacataatatagctatTAGCTA
This genomic stretch from Rhopalosiphum maidis isolate BTI-1 chromosome 3, ASM367621v3, whole genome shotgun sequence harbors:
- the LOC113557886 gene encoding LOW QUALITY PROTEIN: caspase Dronc-like (The sequence of the model RefSeq protein was modified relative to this genomic sequence to represent the inferred CDS: substituted 1 base at 1 genomic stop codon), producing the protein MKKVTQLKKLMFAYCEKTVSINIVKNEKGEQQLGSIKVLDALFKNTILELDHPYVKIHPERKYMDNDKTLLPIGTYPMKSNPKGHALFLSINDIKDNDERTGLDVNMANLNRLFKGLGYIVHTKVDVTEKEIINVIDAFVNICYNGKANSIVVFIMCHGYSGKDSTRLSDVFTTDGFTINTDWLIEQFVNKGLTINIPKLIFIDACRGRNHEFGWKYCDGGNNYLQNRNKPPTTIRNLYYRDVFIAYATLPGCTAKHDPLDGSWFVQKLCQVFREKACDTDLFQMIQLVDIELEKLNSIERGFQTVEWICRGFNNIFYFNPGLYHDNSDHNXMTTLILQTFICFYVVYDFSAAVIVDIWSDVMLFHYLTVQGNTFLYAQFLLQQYI